A window of Syngnathoides biaculeatus isolate LvHL_M chromosome 9, ASM1980259v1, whole genome shotgun sequence contains these coding sequences:
- the casp3a gene encoding caspase-3a, which yields MSANGPAGVDCTDTRAGDGQRCVFCTRTETMDVDAQQAQSHSYRYSLQFPSIGQCIIINNKNFDRRTGMNQRNGTDVDAANAVKVFTKLGYKCKVYNDQTVVQMKQLLTAVSKEDHTGCASLVCVLLSHGDEGVFFGTDGSVELKHLTSLFRGDRCKTLVGKPKLFFIQACRGTELDAGIETDSADDGVTRIPVEADFLYAYSTAPGYYSWRNTMTGSWFVQSLCEMLSAHGHALELQHILTRVNHKVALEFESVSTAPGFDAKKQIPCIVSMLTKEMYFVP from the exons ATGTCGGCTAACGGGCCCGCTGGAGTTGACTGCACGGACACGAGAGCAGGCGACGGGCAACG ttGTGTATTTTGTACCAGGACCGAGACCATGGATGTGGATGCCCAGCAGGCTCAGTCGCACAGCTACAGATACAGTCTCCAATTCCCCTCCATAGGGCAATGTATCATCATCAACAACAAGAACTTTGACAGGAGGACAG GCATGAATCAGCGCAACGGCACCGACGTTGACGCGGCGAACGCCGTGAAAGTCTTCACCAAGTTGGGTTACAAGTGCAAAGTTTACAATGACCAGACAGTGGTGCAGATGAAGCAGCTTCTGACTGCAG TGTCCAAGGAGGATCACACCGGCTGCGCGTCACTGGTGTGCGTGTTGCTGAGTCACGGCGACGAAGGCGTCttcttcggcaccgacggctcCGTGGAGCTCAAGCACCTCACCTCGCTTTTCCGCGGGGATCGCTGCAAAACCCTGGTGGGCAAGCCCAAACTCTTCTTCATACAG GCGTGCAGAGGCACCGAGCTGGACGCCGGCATCGAAACAGACAGCGCTGACGACGGCGTCACCAGGATCCCCGTCGAGGCGGACTTCCTCTACGCCTACTCCACTGCACCag GTTACTACTCGTGGAGGAACACCATGACGGGCTCGTGGTTCGTCCAATCGCTGTGCGAGATGCTGAGCGCGCACGGCCACGCGCTGGAGCTGCAGCACATCCTGACCCGCGTCAACCACAAGGTGGCGCTGGAGTTCGAGTCGGTGTCGACGGCGCCGGGCTTCGACGCCAAGAAGCAGATCCCGTGCATCGTGTCCATGCTGACCAAGGAGATGTACTTTGTACCTTGa
- the sart1 gene encoding U4/U6.U5 tri-snRNP-associated protein 1, with protein sequence MGSSKKHKEKSRDREAEERRREHKKHRRKERDRDASNRDGTREKDRRKRSASRDRSGRESRSKGDRSGGEPRVKKEKTEKGYEEGSTEVQAQSASGDASLSIEETNKLRAKLGLKPLEMNDNKKELGTKEEPLVAETINPALIQKQKDIKEKLAAMKEKRLLNQKLGKVKTLAEDDWLEDTAAWVEKNRKAAKEKEMAEKRAKLLEEMDQEFGVSSLVEEEFGQGRPNSAYTARDLKGLKVQHKVDSFNEGQTVILTLQDKGVLEEEEDVLENVGLVDKEKADKNVELKKKQPDYKPYEEEESVDDMVTFKSRSVLSKYDEEIDGEKKKSFRLKTGGVADGERERELQAMRETLRSQSHSLVMPSLTIASEYYSPQEMVAFKKTKRRVKKIRKKEKTTVADFLLLDDSRKTDFGSRTRGRGRKGEYEDDEGTDGGRWPHEPVTTAVTQMSDDVRTAEMDISEDEDFMAPEPAVLEEDEAEQELQKQLEKQRKLRQKQLLGDAGEKIAERVKRLTRDVAEDPSEKRNNIVFNATSEFCRTLGDIPTYGLSGNREDQEDMMDFEQDDEKEGAGDSNSDAEDNIGWSSVNLDEEQKHPDFATASATILDEEPIVNSGLAAALHLCKNKGLLETEVQKVARVKATKGALPNDNYCIEDKMGFDDKYSRREEYRGFTQDFKDKDGYKPDVKIEYVDESGRKLTPKEAFRQLSHRFHGKGSGKMKTERRMKKLEEEALLKKMSSSDTPLGTVALLQEKQKSQKTPYIVLSGSGKSMNANTITK encoded by the exons ATGGGGTCGtccaaaaaacacaaggaaaagAGTCGCGACAGGGAAGCCGAGGAGCGCCGTCGCGAGCACAAGAAACACCGCCGCAAGGAGCGCGATAGAGACGCGTCGAACCGCGATGGTACTCGAGAGAAGGACCGAAGGAAGCGGTCCGCGTCCAGGGACAGGAGTGGACGCGAGAGCCGCAGCAAAGGCGACAGGAGCGGCGGGGAGCCACGCGTCAAGAAGGAGAAAACTGAAAAGGGATACGAGGAGGGAAGCACTGAGGTGCAAGCTCAGTCCGCCAGTGGAGACGCATCTCTCAGCATTGAGGAGACCAACAAGCTTCGAGCAAAGCTGGGCCTGAAACCACTGGAGATGAACGACAATAAGAAGGAGCTCGGCACCAAGGAGGAGCCGCTGGTGGCGGAGACCATCAACCCGGCCCTCATCCAGAAGCAGAAGGACATCAAGGAGAAGCTGGCGGCCATGAAAGAGAAGCGCCTTCTGAACCAGAAGCTGGGAAAAGTCAAGACCCTGGCCGAGGACGACTGGCTGGAGGACACCGCCGCTTGGGTTGAGAAGAACCGGAAGGCAGCGAAGGAAAAAGAGATGGCGGAGAAGAGAGCCAAGCTCCTGGAGGAGATGGACCAGGAGTTTGGCGTGAGCAGCCTGGTGGAGGAGGAGTTCGGGCAAGGACGTCCAAACAGCGCGTACACGGCGCGGGATCTGAAGGGTCTTAAAGTGCAGCACAAAGTGGACTCCTTCAACGAGGGCCAGACGGTGATCCTCACGCTGCAGGACAAAGGTGTGctcgaggaggaggaagatgtgCTGGAGAACGTGGGGCTGGTAGACAAGGAGAAGGCGGACAAGAACGTGGAGCTGAAGAAGAAGCAGCCCGACTACAAGCCGtacgaagaggaggaaagcgtgGACGACATGGTGACGTTCAAGTCGCGCTCTGTGCTGTCCAAGTATGACGAGGAAATCGACggcgaaaagaagaagagcttCCGCTTGAAGACGGGCGGCGTGGCCGACGGCGAGCGGGAGCGCGAGCTGCAGGCCATGAGGGAGACGTTGCGCAGCCAGTCGCACTCCTTGGTGATGCCCTCGCTCACGATTGCTTCCGAGTACTACTCGCCTCAGGAGATGGTGGCCTTCAAAAAGACCAAGAGGCGCGTGAAGAAAATCCGTAAGAAGGAGAAGACGACAGTGGCAGACTTCTTGCTCTTGGACGACTCCCGCAAGACGGACTTCGGCTCCAGGACACGCGGCCGTGGCCGAAAAGGGGAGTACGAGGACGACGAGGGCACGGACGGGGGCAGGTGGCCGCACGAGCCCGTGACGACGGCCGTGACGCAAATGTCCGACGACGTCCGGACGGCCGAAATGGATATCAGTGAGGACGAGGACTTCATGGCGCCGGAGCCCGCCGTCCTGGAGGAAGACGAGGCTGAGCAGGAGCTGCAAAAACAACTGGAAAAGCAGAGGAAGCTGAGGCAGAAGCAGCTCCTTGGCGACGCCGGCGAGAAGATCGCCGAGCGGGTGAAGCGACTCACAAGGGACGTTGCTGAGGATCCCTCAGAAAAACGCAACAACATTGTCTTCAACGCCACCTCAGAGTTTTGCCGGACACTGGGTGACATCCCCACCTACGGCCTGTCGGGGAACCGAGAGGACCAGGAGGACATGATGGACTTCGAACAAGACGACGAGAAGGAAGGAGCCGGCGACTCCAACTCTGATGCAGAGGACAACATCGGATGGAGCAGCGTCAACCTGGACGAGGAGCAGAAGCACCCCGACTTCGCCACGGCCTCCGCCACCATTCTGGACGAGGAGCCCATCGTCAACTCGGGCCTGGCTGCCGCACTGCACCTGTGCAAGAACAAAGGACTGCTTGAGACGGAGGTGCAAAAAGTGGCGCGCGTCAAAGCCACCAAGGGGGCACTGCCCAACGACAACTACTGCATCGAGGACAAGATGGGCTTCGACGACAAATACAGTCGGCGCGAGGAATACCGAGGCTTCACGCAGGACTTCAAGGACAAGGACGGCTACAAGCCCGACGTCAAGATAGAGTACGTGGACGAGTCTGGACGCAAGCTGACTCCGAAGGAGGCCTTCAG GCAACTTTCGCACAGATTCCACGGCAAGGGCTCGGGCAAGATGAAGACGGAGCGCAGGATGAAGAAGCTGGAAGAGGAAGCCCTGCTGAAGAAGATGAGCAGCAGCGACACGCCGCTGGGGACCGTGGCGCTGCTCCAGGAGAAGCAGAAGTCTCAGAAAACGCCCTACATCGTGCTCAGCGGGAGCGGCAAGAGCATGAACGCCAACACCATCACCAAATAA
- the LOC133506500 gene encoding oxysterol-binding protein 1-like isoform X2 encodes MGRGVIGTFQWAPCLWERVSSVRRVRPLWMTTSGLASKLSGGRSLRRFSCLESASCSFQAAVMSSESKPPAPSPGDMYKGWLFKWTNYIKGYQRRWFVLSNGLLSYYRTQAEMGHTCRGTINLATANIVVEDSCNFIISNGGAQTYHLKANSEVERQRWITALELAKAKAFPIQDLSDESADEASEAPPSSGQGGGRNVEIQSTLRTLSSKVEDLNTCNDLIVKHGSALQRSLSELEGIHAAVDMGEKIRQVTERATLFRITSNAMINACQDFLSMAQNHSKRWQKALQLERAQRIRLEDTLEQLAKQHNHLERAFRGATVLLPSYSNMDLGSKGGMTGKGDASDEDDDNEFFDAMEDPAEFITIPADPKYHRRSGSSVSRLSNETGLDDQSFDDLSLASSPESPQPLELEPVKQRRTRIPEKPNYYLNLWSIMKNCIGKELSKIPMPVNFNEPLSMLQRLSEDLEYYELLDRGAKCQSSLEQMCYVAAFTVSSYSTTVHRTGKPFNPLLGETFELDRLRECGYRSLCEQVSHHPPAAAHHATSEKGWILRQEITLASKFRGKYLSIIPLGSIQCIFDKSGNHYSWKKVTTTVHNIIVGKLWIDQSGEIDVVNHKTGDRCHLKFTPYSYFSRDVPRKVTGVVMDKDGKAHYVLSGTWDEKMDFSRIMQSSKSENGTEGKQRTVYQTLKAKEIWRKNPLPEGAESMYYFSSLALTLNEPEDGVAPTDSRRRPDQRLMEEGQWDQANAEKQRLEEKQRTVRREREREVVKAANTPEEAAHPDRYQAQWFEKVDDPTSGETLHVYKGGYWETKDSGGSWDVCPDIFGP; translated from the exons ATGGGACGAGGTGTCATCGGAACTTTTCAATGGGCGCCCTGC TTATGGGAGCGGGTGTCAAGCGTCCGACGTGTTCGTCCGCTTTGGATGACAACTTCCGGGCTAGCAAGCAAGCTTAGTGGTGGCCGGAGTTTAAGGAGATTTTCATGCCTTGAATCGGCTTCCTGCTCTTTTCAG GCTGCTGTGATGTCATCAGAGTCCAAGCCCCCAGCTCCCAGCCCGGGAGACATGTACAAGGGCTGGCTCTTCAAATGGACCAACTACATTAAAGGTTACCAGAGACGCTGGTTTGTCCTCAGTAATGGACTCCTCTCATATTATCG GACGCAGGCCGAGATGGGCCACACGTGTCGCGGCACCATCAACCTGGCGACGGCCAACATCGTCGTGGAGGACTCGTGCAACTTCATCATCTCCAACGGGGGCGCGCAGACCTACCACCTGAAAGCTAACTCGGAGGTGGAGCGCCAACGCTGGATCACCGCCCTGGAGCTTGCCAAGGCAAAGGCCTTTCCCATCCAGGATCTATCCG ATGAATCAGCGGATGAAGCATCTGAAGCACCCCCTTCTTCGGGGCAGGGGGGCGGCCGCAACGTTGAAATCCAGTCTACGTTGCGCACGCTCAGCAGCAAAGTGGAGGATCTTAACACTTGCAATGACCTCATTGTCAAGCATGGATCAGCTCTGCAAAG ATCTTTGTCAGAACTGGAGGGGATTCATGCAGCAGTGGACATGGGTGAGAAGATCAGACAGGTCACGGAGAGGGCCACGCTCTTCCGAATCACCTCCAACGCAATGATCAAC GCGTGCCAAGACTTCCTGTCCATGGCCCAGAACCACAGTAAGCGCTGGCAGAAGGCCTTGCAGCTGGAGAGAGCGCAGAGGATCCGCTTGGAGGACACTCTGGAACAACTGGCCAAGCAGCACAACCACCTGGAGAGAGCTTTCAGGGGAGCCACCGTGCTTTTGCCGTCGTACAGCAACATGGATTTAGGAAGCAAAG GTGGAATGACTGGGAAGGGGGATGCCAGCGACGAGGATGATGACAACGAGTTCTTCGATGCCATGGAGGACCCGGCAGAGTTCATCACCATCCCCGCTGACCCCAAATATCACAG GAGATCTGGCAGCAGTGTAAGCAGGCTGAGCAATGAGACCGGCTTGGACGATCAGTCG TTTGATGACCTTTCACTGGCCTCCAGTCCCGAGTCCCCACAACCCCtggagctggagcctgtcaagCAGCGACGGACACGCATCCCGGAAAAGCCCAACTACTACCTCAACCTGTGGAGCATCATGAAAAATTGCATTGGAAAGGAGCTCTCCAAGATACCGATGCCC GTGAACTTTAACGAGCCTCTGTCAATGCTGCAACGGCTGTCAGAGGACCTGGAGTACTACGAGCTGCTGGACAGGGGGGCCAAGTGTCAGAGCTCCCTGGAGCAGATGTGCTACGTGGCCGCCTTCACCGTGTCGTCCTACTCCACCACCGTTCACCGCACCGGCAAGCCCTTCAACCCTCTGCTGGGGGAAACCTTCGAGCTGGATCGCCTGCGAGAGTGTGGCTACCGCTCACTTTGCGAGCAG GTGAGCCACCACCCGCCTGCAGCAGCCCACCATGCCACGTCTGAAAAAGGCTGGATCCTAAGACAAGAAATTACCTTAGCCAGCAAGTTCCGAGGAAAATATTTGTCTATCATTCCCTTGG GTTCAATCCAGTGTATATTTGACAAGAGCGGCAACCATTACTCTTGGAAGAAAGTCACCACCACAGTGCACAATATAATTGTGGGCAAGTTATGGATTGATCAG tcagggGAGATTGATGTGGTCAACCACAAGACGGGCGATCGATGCCACCTTAAATTCACTCCATATAGTTACTTCTCCAGAGATGTGCCAAGAAAG GTGACGGGCGTGGTGATGGACAAAGACGGAAAGGCACATTACGTGCTGTCCGGGACATGGGACGAGAAGATGGACTTCTCTAGGATCATGCAGAGCAGCAAGAGCGAAAACGGCACTGAGGGCAAACAGAGGACGGTCTACCAGACCCTCAAAGCCAAGGAAATATGGAGAAAGAACCCCTTACC agagGGCGCAGAGAGCATGTACTACTTCTCATCACTGGCGTTGACCCTCAACGAACCTGAGGACGGGGTGGCACCGACGGACAGCAGGCGGCGGCCCGACCAACGTCTGATGGAGGAGGGCCAATGGGACCAGGCCAATGCCGAGAAGCAGCGGTTAGAGGAGAAGCAACGGACGGTTCGTCGGGAAAGGGAACGAGAGGTCGTCAAAGCAGCCAACACACCTGAGGAAG CTGCCCATCCGGACAGATACCAGGCGCAGTGGTTCGAAAAGGTGGACGACCCCACGTCAGGAGAGACCTTGCACGTCTACAAGGGGGGCTACTGGGAGACCAAGGACAGCGGCGGCAGCTGGGACGTCTGCCCTGACATCTTCGGACCCTAG
- the LOC133506500 gene encoding oxysterol-binding protein 1-like isoform X1: MGRGVIGTFQWAPCLWERVSSVRRVRPLWMTTSGLASKLSGGRSLRRFSCLESASCSFQAAVMSSESKPPAPSPGDMYKGWLFKWTNYIKGYQRRWFVLSNGLLSYYRTQAEMGHTCRGTINLATANIVVEDSCNFIISNGGAQTYHLKANSEVERQRWITALELAKAKAFPIQDLSDESADEASEAPPSSGQGGGRNVEIQSTLRTLSSKVEDLNTCNDLIVKHGSALQRSLSELEGIHAAVDMGEKIRQVTERATLFRITSNAMINACQDFLSMAQNHSKRWQKALQLERAQRIRLEDTLEQLAKQHNHLERAFRGATVLLPSYSNMDLGSKGGMTGKGDASDEDDDNEFFDAMEDPAEFITIPADPKYHRRSGSSVSRLSNETGLDDQSVNFDDLSLASSPESPQPLELEPVKQRRTRIPEKPNYYLNLWSIMKNCIGKELSKIPMPVNFNEPLSMLQRLSEDLEYYELLDRGAKCQSSLEQMCYVAAFTVSSYSTTVHRTGKPFNPLLGETFELDRLRECGYRSLCEQVSHHPPAAAHHATSEKGWILRQEITLASKFRGKYLSIIPLGSIQCIFDKSGNHYSWKKVTTTVHNIIVGKLWIDQSGEIDVVNHKTGDRCHLKFTPYSYFSRDVPRKVTGVVMDKDGKAHYVLSGTWDEKMDFSRIMQSSKSENGTEGKQRTVYQTLKAKEIWRKNPLPEGAESMYYFSSLALTLNEPEDGVAPTDSRRRPDQRLMEEGQWDQANAEKQRLEEKQRTVRREREREVVKAANTPEEAAHPDRYQAQWFEKVDDPTSGETLHVYKGGYWETKDSGGSWDVCPDIFGP; the protein is encoded by the exons ATGGGACGAGGTGTCATCGGAACTTTTCAATGGGCGCCCTGC TTATGGGAGCGGGTGTCAAGCGTCCGACGTGTTCGTCCGCTTTGGATGACAACTTCCGGGCTAGCAAGCAAGCTTAGTGGTGGCCGGAGTTTAAGGAGATTTTCATGCCTTGAATCGGCTTCCTGCTCTTTTCAG GCTGCTGTGATGTCATCAGAGTCCAAGCCCCCAGCTCCCAGCCCGGGAGACATGTACAAGGGCTGGCTCTTCAAATGGACCAACTACATTAAAGGTTACCAGAGACGCTGGTTTGTCCTCAGTAATGGACTCCTCTCATATTATCG GACGCAGGCCGAGATGGGCCACACGTGTCGCGGCACCATCAACCTGGCGACGGCCAACATCGTCGTGGAGGACTCGTGCAACTTCATCATCTCCAACGGGGGCGCGCAGACCTACCACCTGAAAGCTAACTCGGAGGTGGAGCGCCAACGCTGGATCACCGCCCTGGAGCTTGCCAAGGCAAAGGCCTTTCCCATCCAGGATCTATCCG ATGAATCAGCGGATGAAGCATCTGAAGCACCCCCTTCTTCGGGGCAGGGGGGCGGCCGCAACGTTGAAATCCAGTCTACGTTGCGCACGCTCAGCAGCAAAGTGGAGGATCTTAACACTTGCAATGACCTCATTGTCAAGCATGGATCAGCTCTGCAAAG ATCTTTGTCAGAACTGGAGGGGATTCATGCAGCAGTGGACATGGGTGAGAAGATCAGACAGGTCACGGAGAGGGCCACGCTCTTCCGAATCACCTCCAACGCAATGATCAAC GCGTGCCAAGACTTCCTGTCCATGGCCCAGAACCACAGTAAGCGCTGGCAGAAGGCCTTGCAGCTGGAGAGAGCGCAGAGGATCCGCTTGGAGGACACTCTGGAACAACTGGCCAAGCAGCACAACCACCTGGAGAGAGCTTTCAGGGGAGCCACCGTGCTTTTGCCGTCGTACAGCAACATGGATTTAGGAAGCAAAG GTGGAATGACTGGGAAGGGGGATGCCAGCGACGAGGATGATGACAACGAGTTCTTCGATGCCATGGAGGACCCGGCAGAGTTCATCACCATCCCCGCTGACCCCAAATATCACAG GAGATCTGGCAGCAGTGTAAGCAGGCTGAGCAATGAGACCGGCTTGGACGATCAGTCGGTAAAC TTTGATGACCTTTCACTGGCCTCCAGTCCCGAGTCCCCACAACCCCtggagctggagcctgtcaagCAGCGACGGACACGCATCCCGGAAAAGCCCAACTACTACCTCAACCTGTGGAGCATCATGAAAAATTGCATTGGAAAGGAGCTCTCCAAGATACCGATGCCC GTGAACTTTAACGAGCCTCTGTCAATGCTGCAACGGCTGTCAGAGGACCTGGAGTACTACGAGCTGCTGGACAGGGGGGCCAAGTGTCAGAGCTCCCTGGAGCAGATGTGCTACGTGGCCGCCTTCACCGTGTCGTCCTACTCCACCACCGTTCACCGCACCGGCAAGCCCTTCAACCCTCTGCTGGGGGAAACCTTCGAGCTGGATCGCCTGCGAGAGTGTGGCTACCGCTCACTTTGCGAGCAG GTGAGCCACCACCCGCCTGCAGCAGCCCACCATGCCACGTCTGAAAAAGGCTGGATCCTAAGACAAGAAATTACCTTAGCCAGCAAGTTCCGAGGAAAATATTTGTCTATCATTCCCTTGG GTTCAATCCAGTGTATATTTGACAAGAGCGGCAACCATTACTCTTGGAAGAAAGTCACCACCACAGTGCACAATATAATTGTGGGCAAGTTATGGATTGATCAG tcagggGAGATTGATGTGGTCAACCACAAGACGGGCGATCGATGCCACCTTAAATTCACTCCATATAGTTACTTCTCCAGAGATGTGCCAAGAAAG GTGACGGGCGTGGTGATGGACAAAGACGGAAAGGCACATTACGTGCTGTCCGGGACATGGGACGAGAAGATGGACTTCTCTAGGATCATGCAGAGCAGCAAGAGCGAAAACGGCACTGAGGGCAAACAGAGGACGGTCTACCAGACCCTCAAAGCCAAGGAAATATGGAGAAAGAACCCCTTACC agagGGCGCAGAGAGCATGTACTACTTCTCATCACTGGCGTTGACCCTCAACGAACCTGAGGACGGGGTGGCACCGACGGACAGCAGGCGGCGGCCCGACCAACGTCTGATGGAGGAGGGCCAATGGGACCAGGCCAATGCCGAGAAGCAGCGGTTAGAGGAGAAGCAACGGACGGTTCGTCGGGAAAGGGAACGAGAGGTCGTCAAAGCAGCCAACACACCTGAGGAAG CTGCCCATCCGGACAGATACCAGGCGCAGTGGTTCGAAAAGGTGGACGACCCCACGTCAGGAGAGACCTTGCACGTCTACAAGGGGGGCTACTGGGAGACCAAGGACAGCGGCGGCAGCTGGGACGTCTGCCCTGACATCTTCGGACCCTAG